The Engystomops pustulosus chromosome 3, aEngPut4.maternal, whole genome shotgun sequence region GCGGCGGCGGAGACAAATCCGGAGAGCAAGGAGTAACAGTAATGCATTATTTGCTGTTAGTTGGCTACTTATAATTACCATTTTCAAAGCCGCTCTCTTAATGTTATATGGAAGTCCCAGGTTAACAACTCCTCTCATTGACATTATTATTAATACATTACCGTACTTCTCCTCTGATATCGCCAGCAGAAAGACTAAACTGTAATCATCAAGCACTGTGCGCTGAATCACCATTATATAATAAATGGAGGCTTTCCGTTTCCTCTAAAGGAAAACTTGGATGAACAGTGATACATTCAAATTAACCCTCTGTTTCATCTCTCAGTACAGGGGATCTATAGCTATGATTTCTGGAACAGGCAAAATGAAACCTATGTCTTGCACTTCATAAGTGCTCCTGACCTACTGTACCTTTCCTGTTTCTAAATGAATGAAGAGAGAACGTAGTATTTATTTCTATGTAAGCAAGCTACTTAGTGCACCATGGGCGGGGATAAACTGGGTGCACCCGATTTATTCTTTCTTATTTTTTACATAGTATGACAATAATTGTGTAAGGGCAGTTCCGGATGGCATTGGTATTGGTATTGCAACtaggctccattcatctctatacagttgAGCTGCAACttcggcacaaaccatggtcaggtggggTGGTGCTTTTGGATAAGGGGAGACATGTTTTCcggcctctggacaacccctttaaggacactttTATTTCCTGTTGCCTATGTGCTACCAAAATATTCTGCATTATACTGTAGTTTATGGCACTATTGGACACCATAGAAATCTCCCAAAACATGGGGAGaacatatatatattaatgaCTTCACGTTAgttgtttgacttttttttttaaataatatgttGGTGCCAGAGTCTACCAAATTTATTCATCAGCACCATAATATGCCTGTATCTTCATCTGTCTCGACAAAGTCCTAAGGTGAACCACGTCTTAGACCTGTTTTGGGGGTATTTTGTGGCGTTTATTTAGCCCAGTCAAAATCTTTCTCACCCTTTGCTAGATTTGGTGTTTTATTTTTGATGCTCATTTGTTTTATTTGTGGTGGGTCTAATTGTGGTCAAATGGCCATGCGCCAAAATATAAAATCATACTGAAAAACCACACTATAGTTGTGCAACAGAAAACAGAACTTGCACCAAAAATGATTACATTCCCCCAGAGAGTCTTCGTTCCAGGGTGTCTGGGGGAGATTCAACGCCAACCATGGAGACATCTACTATAAGTCTATGGCCAGGAAATGAACATTGTAGTATCATAATTGATTTGAATGAATTATTATATCAAGAGTGTGGACAGTATGACTCTGACTTTTGATATGTGAAATTCATATATTACAATAAATAATGCCGAAAAGTGACTGCACAGTGCAACTGTAATGCCATCGGTATTTTATTATAAAATCTAGCTACTTTTCGCATTTCATACCAAGCAAATGTTTAAAACCTAATTTCATTCTGTATGATCTAATCTCGTAAAGAGATTTATCCAAGAGCAGGATACATTTAATGAGATTAAAATGCATTGCAAAGTAAATTACAGGTCAGGCCAAGTATGGTCCTATTGTAATGGAAGTCTTCTCGCTTCTGCGATACAGTTTTTGTGTTGCGTTTTAGACTCCTGATTCCCTTTATGTTTCTGGATATATTTGTAGAAGTTTCTTTACAGAAAATGCTTAAAATGTGCAAAAGGTTTTAGCAATATTTATTCTGATTGATTCATTGATTTTATTTAAATTTCAAATATTGTTTTCTTGCTTTGTATTCATCAATAATTGACTTTTGTTATTGTGCTGTTTTTTATAGGCAAGGATGAGCCCAGCAGCTATACATGTACAACATGTAAACAGCCATTCTCCAGTGCATGGTTTCTCCTGCAACATGCACAGAACACTCACGGCTTCAGAATCTATCTGGAAAGTGAACATGGAAGTCCTCTTACACCCCGGGTAGGCATTCCATCAGGACTGGGTGCAGAATGTCCTTCACAGCCACCACTCCATGGAATTCATATTGCTGACAATAATCCTTTTAACCTATTGAGAATCCCTGGATCAGTATCAAGAGAGGCTTCTGGTCTATCTGAGGGTCGATTCCCACCAACTCCCCCATTATTTAGCCCCCCACCAAGGCATCATTTGGATCCACATCGCATAGAACGTCTGGGTGCAGAAGAAATGGCCCTCGCAACACATCACCCGAGTGCCTTTGACAGGGTACTGCGACTTAACCCCCTGGCTATGGAGCCACCAGCAATGGATTTTTCAAGGAGACTTAGAGAGCTAGCTGGTAACACTTCCAGTTCCAGTCCCCCTTTGTCACCCAACCGGCCAAGCCCTATGCAAAGGTTACTGCAGCCATTCCAGTCCAGCAGCAAACCACCATTTTTGGCAACTCCACCCCTCCCTCCTCTTCAATCTGTACCTACTCCCTCCCAGCCTCCTATAAAATCAAAATCTTGTgagttttgtgggaaaactttTAAATTTCAAAGCAATTTAGTAGTACACCGTAGAAGCCACACTGGAGAAAAACCTTACAAATGCAACTTATGCGACCACGCTTGCACACAAGCCAGCAAACTAAAGCGCCACATGAAAACACACATGCATAAATCTTCTCCAATGACAGTTAAATCAGATGATGGTCTATCAACGGCCAGTTCTCCCGAGCCAGGCACCAGTGATTTAGTTGGCAGTGCAAGCAATGCCCTCAAGTCTGTAGTGGCCAAGTTCAAAAGCGAAAATGATCCAAACATGATCCCAGAGAATggtgatgaggaagaagaggaagaagaagaggaggaggaagaggaggaagaagaggaggaggaggaggatttgaCAGAAACAGACAGTAGGCCGGATTACAGTTTTGCTCTAAATCTTGAAGCTGCTCGTCACCATGAAAACAACTCCAGATCTGGTGAGGAAAGCCGATCTATGCCTGATGTCATGCAAGGTGTGGGTCTTGGTGCAATGCATCACTTTAGTGATGCCTTCCATCAGGCGTTGATTGATAAACATAAAAGAGGGCATTTATCTGAGCCAGAAGCGCAGAGAGACACTTGTGATGAAGACTCAGTGGCAGGAGAATCAGACCGCATAGATGGTGGTACTGTTAATGGGAGGGGTTGTTCACCTGGTGAATCTGCTTCAGGAGGCTTGTCAAAAAAATTGCTTCTTGGTAGCCCAAGTTCCATGAGTCCTTTTTCTAAACGCATCAAACTTGAGAAGGAATTTGACCTCCCTGCTGCAGCTATGCCTAACACAGAAAATGTTTACTCCCAGTGGCTTGCTGGCTATGCCGCATCTAGGCAGCTAAAAGATCCATTCCTCACTTTTGGAGACTCTAGACAATCGCCATTTGCCTCTTCTTCAGAGCACTCATCTGAAAATGGTAGTTTACGTTTCTCTACACCTCCAGGGGAGATGGATGGAGGGATTTCAGGCCGTAGTGGCACAGGAAGTGGAGGAAGCACTCCCCATATTAGTGGCCCCGGGCCTGGAAGGCCCAGTTCTAAAGAGGGCAAGCGCAGCGACACTTGTGAGTACTGTGGAAAAATCTTCAAGAACTGTAGTAACCTTACTGTTCACAGGAGGAGCCACACTGGTGAAAGGCCATATAAGTGTGAGCTTTGCAACTACGCCTGCGCGCAGAGTAGCAAACTTACCCGGCACATGAAAACACATGGTCAGGTGGGAAAGGACGTTTACAAATGTGAAATTTGTCAGATGCCTTTTAGCGTGTACAGTACCCTGGAGAAACACATGAAAAAATGGCACAGTGATCGAGTCTTGAATAATGATATAAAAACTGAATAGAGGTATATCGATAAAACCCATGTAGATTTTTTTCTAGTCccttgtgataaaaaaaaataatgaaagctAAGGATACAAGACCGTGCTTATTACTAgcacttctgattttttttttatataattttttttttctttatttttttgttctcaCCGTTTGAATGCATGTTCTTTATTGGGGCAATACTATTGCATTTTACGCAAACTTTGAGCCTTTCTCTTGTGCAATAATTTACATGTTGTGTATgttgtttttttctaaattaattttttttatatgctaGACAGCATGTATGGTATGTTTAGCTATTTTCATTTGTCCCTGAATTAGTTGCAAAACAAACATTACTGTTTCCAGTTCTGTGCTGACAAGTGACCATGCTGCATACATTCTGCAATACATATCATGTACAGTTTTTGTGTTCTGATGTGCAGAGGGAACATCTCTTCACCAGACTTCCAGGGACAGGTATTATAGTGCTGCAAATGCTGGTGGAACCTCATCTCCTCATGCTAGGGGTTACTTTTTCATGTTTTGAGAAGCAAATAGTATGGCAAAAGAAGCAAAACAAGAAATAACATAGAAAAAAAGGCCTTCAAATAATAATTTGTACTATCATTTGGTTAAATTAAGCATATCTGAGTGCCTTCAGTCTATTTGAAACCATGTCAATGGTtcctatgttaaaaaaaaaaaaaggtgtagcTTAATTCAACTTGGATATATGTAGGTCTCCATTGATCTAATGTTTAAGTATAATATATTGTATTTCTTACAACTGAGGCTACCTAAAATATGACCCAGTTTTTCCTAGTTAATCATCATTTTTCTttgatatttatttaatataaaatgtaagATAGTTGCTCTTGAATCGAAGAAATATAATCCTTATGTCCCGATTTATCTA contains the following coding sequences:
- the BCL11A gene encoding B-cell lymphoma/leukemia 11A isoform X3 is translated as MSRRKQGKPQHLSKREYSPEPVEAILTDDEPDNSTLGTGEGDHDLLTCGQCQMNFPLGDILIFIEHKRKQCNGSLCLEKAVDKPPSPTPSELKKASNPVEVGIQVTPEDDDCLSTSSRGICPKQENAAGKDEPSSYTCTTCKQPFSSAWFLLQHAQNTHGFRIYLESEHGSPLTPRVGIPSGLGAECPSQPPLHGIHIADNNPFNLLRIPGSVSREASGLSEGRFPPTPPLFSPPPRHHLDPHRIERLGAEEMALATHHPSAFDRVLRLNPLAMEPPAMDFSRRLRELAGNTSSSSPPLSPNRPSPMQRLLQPFQSSSKPPFLATPPLPPLQSVPTPSQPPIKSKSCEFCGKTFKFQSNLVVHRRSHTGEKPYKCNLCDHACTQASKLKRHMKTHMHKSSPMTVKSDDGLSTASSPEPGTSDLVGSASNALKSVVAKFKSENDPNMIPENGDEEEEEEEEEEEEEEEEEEEEDLTETDSRPDYSFALNLEAARHHENNSRSGEESRSMPDVMQGVGLGAMHHFSDAFHQALIDKHKRGHLSEPEAQRDTCDEDSVAGESDRIDGGTVNGRGCSPGESASGGLSKKLLLGSPSSMSPFSKRIKLEKEFDLPAAAMPNTENVYSQWLAGYAASRQLKDPFLTFGDSRQSPFASSSEHSSENGSLRFSTPPGEMDGGISGRSGTGSGGSTPHISGPGPGRPSSKEGKRSDTWGKYSIFKSKDRTIKFIWQEV
- the BCL11A gene encoding B-cell lymphoma/leukemia 11A isoform X2; this encodes MSRRKQGKPQHLSKREYSPEPVEAILTDDEPDNSTLGTGEGDHDLLTCGQCQMNFPLGDILIFIEHKRKQCNGSLCLEKAVDKPPSPTPSELKKASNPVEVGIQVTPEDDDCLSTSSRGICPKQENAAGKDEPSSYTCTTCKQPFSSAWFLLQHAQNTHGFRIYLESEHGSPLTPRVGIPSGLGAECPSQPPLHGIHIADNNPFNLLRIPGSVSREASGLSEGRFPPTPPLFSPPPRHHLDPHRIERLGAEEMALATHHPSAFDRVLRLNPLAMEPPAMDFSRRLRELAGNTSSSSPPLSPNRPSPMQRLLQPFQSSSKPPFLATPPLPPLQSVPTPSQPPIKSKSCEFCGKTFKFQSNLVVHRRSHTGEKPYKCNLCDHACTQASKLKRHMKTHMHKSSPMTVKSDDGLSTASSPEPGTSDLVGSASNALKSVVAKFKSENDPNMIPENGDEEEEEEEEEEEEEEEEEEEEDLTETDSRPDYSFALNLEAARHHENNSRSGEESRSMPDVMQGVGLGAMHHFSDAFHQALIDKHKRGHLSEPEAQRDTCDEDSVAGESDRIDGGTVNGRGCSPGESASGGLSKKLLLGSPSSMSPFSKRIKLEKEFDLPAAAMPNTENVYSQWLAGYAASRQLKDPFLTFGDSRQSPFASSSEHSSENGSLRFSTPPGEMDGGISGRSGTGSGGSTPHISGPGPGRPSSKEGKRSDTCEYCGKIFKNCSNLTVHRRSHTGERPYKCELCNYACAQSSKLTRHMKTHGQGENTASLNLRTEQSNLYGKKSEKICKSVKKYAYQYGQK
- the BCL11A gene encoding B-cell lymphoma/leukemia 11A isoform X1: MSRRKQGKPQHLSKREYSPEPVEAILTDDEPDNSTLGTGEGDHDLLTCGQCQMNFPLGDILIFIEHKRKQCNGSLCLEKAVDKPPSPTPSELKKASNPVEVGIQVTPEDDDCLSTSSRGICPKQENAAGKDEPSSYTCTTCKQPFSSAWFLLQHAQNTHGFRIYLESEHGSPLTPRVGIPSGLGAECPSQPPLHGIHIADNNPFNLLRIPGSVSREASGLSEGRFPPTPPLFSPPPRHHLDPHRIERLGAEEMALATHHPSAFDRVLRLNPLAMEPPAMDFSRRLRELAGNTSSSSPPLSPNRPSPMQRLLQPFQSSSKPPFLATPPLPPLQSVPTPSQPPIKSKSCEFCGKTFKFQSNLVVHRRSHTGEKPYKCNLCDHACTQASKLKRHMKTHMHKSSPMTVKSDDGLSTASSPEPGTSDLVGSASNALKSVVAKFKSENDPNMIPENGDEEEEEEEEEEEEEEEEEEEEDLTETDSRPDYSFALNLEAARHHENNSRSGEESRSMPDVMQGVGLGAMHHFSDAFHQALIDKHKRGHLSEPEAQRDTCDEDSVAGESDRIDGGTVNGRGCSPGESASGGLSKKLLLGSPSSMSPFSKRIKLEKEFDLPAAAMPNTENVYSQWLAGYAASRQLKDPFLTFGDSRQSPFASSSEHSSENGSLRFSTPPGEMDGGISGRSGTGSGGSTPHISGPGPGRPSSKEGKRSDTCEYCGKIFKNCSNLTVHRRSHTGERPYKCELCNYACAQSSKLTRHMKTHGQVGKDVYKCEICQMPFSVYSTLEKHMKKWHSDRVLNNDIKTE